GGGTACGTCGCCGACACGGACCGGTACGTCGACGCGGTCGCCCCGCTGGCCGATGACCCCGAGGTGCAGAACGCTGTGGCTGATGCACTCGCCGGTGCCACGATCGCGGTGTTCAGCGAGCAGGCGCGGGAGACCGTCTGCGGGGAGAGCGCCCAGGCGTCCGGCAACCCTCTCGACGGCCTGGGCGGTCTCGGAGGTCTCGCCTCAGCGCTGGTCCCTCTCGCCGAGGGCCCGATCCGCGCCGGTCTGGGCGAGATCGTGAGGACCCCGACCTTCGCAAAAGCCTGGGGCAGTGCCAACCGCAGCGGCCACGAGCAGCTGCTCGGAGTGCTGGACGGCGATGACTCCCGGGTCGACGAGAACGGGTGCGTCTCGCTCGACCTGAGCACGGTGCTCCAAGAGGTCACCGACTCGATGACCGGGGGCGCGCTGCCGATCGAGATGCCCGACGTCGACGTCCCGGTGGCCATGGTCGACGTCGGCGACCTCAGCGCTGCTCGCACCGGTTACTCGGTGCTGAAGCCGCTCGGCGTGGTGCTGCCGCTGGTCTGGGTGGTCGCGGTCGCCGTGGCCCTGGTCACGAGCCGACGTCGCGGGTGGACGCTGGTCGCGCTCGGTGCCGCGTCTGCGGCCGGGATGCTCGGGGTCCTGGGTCTTGCCGGCTGGGTGCGCTCGGACCTGATCGGGGCCTCCGCGGACGCCTACGTCACCGGCGCCATCTGGGACGCGGTGTCCTCGCCGCTGCGGACCGGCGCCGTCGTCGGCCTGGTGATCAGTCTCGTGGCCGCAGTTGCCGGCGGCTGGCTGGTCTGGCGGTCCGCAGCCGCTGAGGGAGAGACCGCCGCCGCCCGATAACCCTCACCCGTACTCCTCGCTGCGCTCGTCAACGGGTTATCGGCCACTCGGTCACGAGCAAGCTCGGACGCTCGGTAGCCTCTACCCATGCGCGTGCACCTGGGATCTGATCACGCCGGCCTCGAGCTCAAGGAACACCTGCTCGGCTGGCTTCGCGACAACGGCTACGAGCCGGTCGACCACGGCCCGTTCGTCTACGACGCGCTCGACGACTACCCGGTCTTCTGCATCCGCGCAGCGGCCGGCGTGGTGGCCGACCCGGGCAGCCTCGGGGTGGTGATCGGTGGTTCCGGCAACGGCGAGCAGATCGCGGCCAACAAGGTCGCCGGGGTCCGCTCGGCGCTGGTCTGGAGCGAGGAGACGGCCGTCCTCGCCCGCGAGCACAACAACGCGAACGTGGTCTCGGTCGGCGGGCGGATGCACTCGCTGGAGGACATGACCCGCTTCGTGGAGGTCTTCCTGACCACCCCGTTCACCGACGAGGAGCGGCACGTGCGCCGGATCGCGATGATGGCGGCGTACGAGACGACCGGTGAGCTCCCCGCCCTGCCGGAGTCCGCACAGGGTCTCGGACCCGATGCCTGAAGGCAGCCGTGCCTGAGGGGCACACCCTTCTCAAGCTGGCCCAGGACCTCGACGCGGCCTTCGCAGGCGGACCTGTGCGGGTCAGCAGCCCGCAGGGGCGCTTCGCCGCGGACGCCGCGCTGCTCGACGGCACCGAGCTCGTCGCGGCCTCCTCGGCCGGCAAGCACCTGTTCGTCGAGTTCACGGGCGAGCGGTACGTGCACGTCCACCTCGGTCTGATCGGCAAGTTCGACCTGTACGACGGCGTCCCCCCGGAGGTGACCACCGGCCAGGTCCGGTTGCGCCTGCAGAACGACGCCGGGTACGCCGACCTCCGCGGGGCGACCCAGTGCGACCTCGTCGGCCCGGAGAAACGTGCTGCCGTGCTCGCCGGCCTCGGGCCGGACCCGTTGAAACCCGACGCCGACCCCGAGCGCGCCTGGGCGAGGATCTCGCGCAGCCACCGCCCGATCGGCGACCTGCTCATGGACCAGGCGGTGCTCGCCGGAGTCGGCAACGTCTACCGGGCCGAGGTGCTGTTCCGGCACAAGGTGCACCCGCTGCGTCCGGGCAAGACGCTGCGACGCGCCCAGTTCACCGCGATGTGGGACGACCTGGTCGAGCTGATGGCCGAGGGGGTGCGGACCGGACGGATCGACACGGTGCGTCCCGAGCACACCCCGGAGGCGATGGGGCGGGCGCCGCGCCAGGACGACCACGGCGGCGAGGTGTACGTGTACCGACGTACGGGGCAGGAGTGCCTGGTCTGCGGAGCGAAGGTCCGGACCGACGTCCTGGTCGGCCGCAACTCGTTCTGGTGCCCCCGTTGTCAGCCCACGTTCCGGTCGAGGGCCGTAGGCTGAGCAGCACACCGTGCGAGGGGTCAGGGGGAGCGAGGCGACGTGAGCGAGCTGCGTGACCTGCTGCGCATGCGCTGGGCGCGTCTCCAGCGGCAGATCAGCTACTCCGACGGCCCGGCGCTGACGTTCCTGGTGGCCCTCGCGCTCGCCCTGATCATCGCGGGGCGGCTCGCGGAGGACGTGGTGCCGCAGACCTCGGTGGTGTTCGCGATGGTGCTGGCCAGTCTGTGGCTCGGCCCGCGCACCCTGCCCTGGTTCGTCATCTTCTGCCTGGTGGGGGTGGTCTACCTCGCGGCCTACACGCCGGACATCAGCACGGTCACCGTCGTCCGCGTCCTGATCACCTTCGCCATCGGGCTGCTCATCATCGTCACGTCGTTCCGACGGATGCGCCTGGGTGTCGCGGGTCCTCGGGGAGAATCGATGTTCGTCGACCTGCGCGACCGGATCGCCCGCCAGGGCGCCATCCCGACCCTGCCGGCGGAGTGGCACGTCGAGTCGGCGTCGCGCGCCGCCGGCGGTACGTCGTTCGGTGGGGACTTCATCGTGGCCAGCCGCTCCACCGACGGCTCGACCCTCGAGCTGATCGTGGTCGACGTCTCCGGCAAGGGCATCGAGGCCGGTACCCGGTCGCTGCTGCTCTCCGGCGCGTTCGGCGGCCTGGCCTCCGCCGTCGCCGCCGACTCGTTCCTCGGCGACGCGAACACCTACCTGCTGCGCCAGGAGTGGACCGAGGGCTTCGCCACCGCGATCCACCTGCACCTCTCGCTGGCCACCGGTGACTTCGAGCTCCGGAAGGCGGGCCACCCGCCGGCCGTCTGGCTGCACGCCGGATCCGGTCGCTGGTCGGTGCTCGACTCCGACGGCCCCGTCCTCGGTCTGATCCCGGGGGCCACCTTCGAGACGGTCCGCGGCACGCTGATGCCCGACGACGCGCTGGTGATGTTCACCGACGGTCTGGTGGAGACCGTGGACCGCGACATCGCCAGCGGCATCGACAAGCTCGCCGGTCGGGCGCAGATGCTGCTCCCGAGCGGGTACGAGCGCGGAGCGCGACGGCTGATCGACGACCTGTCCAGCAGCAACGACGACGGGGCCCTGGTGCTGGTGCACCGCCGGCCGCCGTACGCCGCGGCCCGCCGCTGAAGCGGTACTGGACCCGCCGGGCCGCTTCCGCCAAGATGAGAACACGTTCTCGTTTTCGCGTGCAGTTTCGCGTGCAGTGCCGCAGTCGTCCTGAGGGGTAGCCGGTGTCCGACCTGTGTACGCCCACGTTCCTCGGGCTGGCGGACCGGCTCGGCGGCGTCCCGTGCGAGGACGCGCACCGGGTCGCCTACGTGAACAACCCGTTCGACCTCGCGGACGCGACGATGCCGTTCGTCGAGCTGCTGATGGTCGGGGGCGCGGTGCTCGCGCTGGTGCACGCAGTCCGCACGCTGCGGCGTACCGGCAGCGCGGTCAACCTGGGGGTCTGGATCGCCGCCGTCGTCTACGTCGCGGTGCTCGAGCCGCCGCTCTACTTCCCGGCGGCGTTCGGGATCGACGACTACGTGTCCGCGGTGTTCGTGCACAACGAGTTCACGGTCGGGTTCGTCTACGAACGGATGCCGCTGTACATCCTCTGCCTCTACCCGGCGCTGGTGTACCTGGCCTGGGTGCTCGTCGAGCGGCTCGGGATCCGCGCGCGGCATCCCGGCTGGCGCGGCGCACTGCTGACGGCGGTGTGCCTGGGCTTCACCCACCAGGCCTTCTACGAGATCTTCGACCACCTCGGACCGCAGCGGTTGTGGTGGGCCTGGGACTACAGCGCCTCGATGAACCAGGACCTGCTCGGCTCGGTGCCGATGTCGAGCGTGGTCAACTTCGCCCTGGTGATGCCGACCGCGTTCGCGTTCCTCTGCCTGATGGTCCTGACCCGGAAGGAGCGTCCGTCGGTGCGCTCGGTGCTGCCGGGTGCGGTCGCGGTCGGCGTGCTGACGCCGCTGGTCTCGATGCCCGGCCAGCTGCCCGTGACCTACCTCGACCTGGTCGACGACCCGAACACCGACGCGGTGCACGCGGTGCTGATCGCCATGCTCGTCGGCGCCGGCGTGCTCACCCTGCGCGAGGTGCTCGCTCGCTGGCGCGCGCCTGAACCGCAGGAGCCCGGCTTCCTCGGCTGGTACCCGGTGGTCCATCTCGGCGCCTACCTGGGGACCTTCGCGGTGCTCTGGGCCTGGGCGCTGCCGCAGACCCTCGGTGCGACGGACGGCGTCACCGACGACGGTCGGTTCGTGGGGTCGCTCCCGTACGTCGTCCTCTGCTTCGTGCTGACGGCGGTCATCGCGGCGCCGCTCGTGCGCGACGCCCGCCGGCGTACCCCTGTTCCCGATCCTGTTCTCGAGAGGCAACCATGAGCGCGTTCGTCACCCGCTACGACTTCCGGGCCCCGGGGGAGGCACTGGGGCGTCAGCACGAGATGTTCGCGCGCTGCCTGGACCAGGTCGGCTACCTCGAGGAGCACGGGCAGGACGCGATCGTGCTGTCGGAGCACCACGCCTCCGACGACGGCTACCTGCCGAGCCCGCTGATCGCCGCCGCGGCGGTGGCGGCTCGGACATCGACGATCTCGATCTCGGTGGCCGCGCTGCTGGCCAACCTCAGCGACCCGCTGCGGATCGCCGAGGACATCGCCGTGCTGGACCACCTCTCCGGCAGTCGGGTCACCTACACGATCGGGCTGGGGTACCGGCGCGAGGAGTACGCGATGTTCGGTCGCGCCTGGGAGACCCGCGGCGCCGACATCGAGAAGGCGATCGCGGTGCTGCAGCAGGCGTGGACCGGCGAGGAGTTCGAGCACGAGGGTCGCACCGTCCGGGTGCTGCCGACGCCGAACCAGCCGCCGGTGCTGTTCTACGGAGGCGGCTCGAAGGCCGCGGCGCGGCGAGCCGCCCGGCTCGGGCTGCACTTCCAGCCGCAGGTGGCCGACCCCGCGCTCAAGGACCTGTACGACGCCGAGTGCCGCGCGGCGGGCCGCGAGCCCGGCTTCGTGCTGCTGCCGCCCGGGGGACCGGCGACGGTCTTCTGCTCCGAGGACCCGGATCGCTTCTGGGCCGAGAACGGGCAGTACCTGCTCGCCGAGGCGCGCGGCTACAACGCCTGGCACAACGACTTCACCTCGCTGGTGCGCGACTCCTCGGACTCGGTCGCCGAGATGCGCGCGGCCGGTGTGTACGTCGTCGAGACGCCCGAGGACCTGGTCGCCAAGTGCCTGGCCCGGGAGATCCGGGTCGTCAGCAGCCACCCGTTGTGCGGCGGCCTTCCTGAGGAGCCGTCGTGGGAGAGTCTGCGACTCGTCTGCGAGACCGTGCTGCCGGCGGTGAAGGAGGGCATCGCGGCGGCGCGGGCCGCGAAGGCTGCTGCCGCGCCGTAGTGGAGGGGATGACGGGAATCGAACCCGCGTAATCAGTTTGGAAGACTGGGGCTCTACCATTGAGCTACATCCCCGCGGCCCCGGGATCTTCTCCGGAGCGCTCGCCTATGTTGCCACAGCAGCACCGACACACGCATGTCGGGCGTCCTCTACACTCGTGCAGCGGCCCGGAACACGGGCCGAAACGGGGCGTAGCGTAGTGGCTAGCGCGCCTGCTTTGGGAGCAGGAGACCGCAGGTTCGAGTCCTGTCGCCCCGACCAGGCCCGACTAGTGGCAGCCCGGGTTGACGCTCGACCCGATGCGGCTGAGCGCGGGCGCGGTCCGGAGCTGCTTGACCAGCTTCTTGTTCTTGGTCGTGCGCTTCAGCGAGAACCAGCGACCCCAGTCGAGCTGGCTCTTGGCCGACGCCGTGGGCCTGCCGGTCTCGGAGATCAGCGAGAGCCGCATGCTCAGCCACTCGTCGAACTGGGCGGCCTTGCGGGACTCGCGACGGATGATCCTGCCGTCGAGGAACCAGGAGATGTGGGTCGGCTTCACCTGGACGGCCCAGACGTGCCAGCCCGAGGTGGTCGGGCTGCTGCCGTTGGTCCAGCCGGCCTGCGATGCGTTGAGCGGGGGAGTCTTCACGGTCACGTTCGAGCCGAGCGCGATGCCCGGTCGGGTGATGCCGACCTTGGCGGTGGTCGGCTGGTCGGGGTCCCAGCTGGCGACGGTGATGCTGCGCGCCTCGCACGCCTCGATCGGGCCGGAGGGGACCAGCTCGACCTGCACCCGGTAGTGCTGACCCGCGCTGCCGGTGCTGCGGGTGCGGAAGCGGATCTCCCAGCGACCGGTCTTGCGGCCGGTGGCCCAGGTGGTGCTGGACTGGAACGGCGTCCGGGCGCCCGGGACGTCCGGGGCGATGGCCTGCAGGGTGCCGTGGCCGGCCTTGCCGACGACCCACTGGTTCCAGGACCCGCCCCGGCTCCACCGGGCCGGGGCCTTGTTCCCGTCCTGGGTGCGGAACTCGTACCGGGCGATGTTGCTCTTCGGGTCCTTGCCCCACGGCCACCAGTCGTACGTCGAGGCGTTGCTGAGCAGCTCGAACTTGGTGCACCCGGTGGGCCGGCCGCACGGAGCGGCGTCGGCACGGTCGCTGCTCAGGGGCGCGAGCGCGACCAGACCGAGTGCGAGGGAGGCCCCGACGAGGAACGCGGGCCAGCGGCGAAGAACGGACATATCGGTCATAACGAGTAGTACACCATTTCCGTGGCTCGAGGTCAGCACGTTCACGTTTTCGGACATCCAACTCGCGGTCCCGTACCCGGGTGCTCGGAACGGACACATCGATTTCTGAGCGCTTCGCCGCTGAAGTAGGCTGACCTGTCGGTCGCCCTCCGTGCGCCGGTCCCAGTCGTTACAAGGAGAACACCTGTGAAGAGCGCCGTCGAGACGCTGAACCCCACCCGGGCCAAGCTCACCATCGAGGTCCCGTTCGAAGAGCTCAAGCCGAGCCTCGACGCGGCCTACCAGCGGATCGCGAAGCAGGTGAACATCCCCGGCTTCCGCAAGGGCAAGGTCCCGCCGGCCGTCATCGACCGTCAGGTCGGTCGGGGTGCCGTTCTCGACGAGGCGATCAACGACGCGCTGCCGAAGCTGTACGTGCAGGCTCTCCAGGAGAACGACCTGCAGCCGCTGGCGCAGCCGGAGATCGACATCACCAAGTTCGAGGACAACGAGGCGCTGGAGTTCACCGCCGAGGTCGACGTCCGCCCGAGCATCGACGTCCCGAAGTACGACGACCTCGCCGTCGAGGTCCCGGCCGTCGAGGTCACCGACGAGAACATCGACGAGCAGGTCGAGCACCTCCGCGAGCGGTTCGCCACCCTGAACGACGTCGAGCGGCCCGCCGCCGACGGCGACATCGTCTCCATCGACCTGGTCGCCTCGAAGGACGGCGAGACCGTCGAGGGCGGCGAGGTCACCGGTTACTCCTACAAGGTCGGTGCCGGCGACATGCTCGACGGCGTCGACGACGCGCTGCGTGGCCTTTCCGCCGGCGAGGAGAAGACCTTCGTCAGCCAGCTCCTCGGCGGCGACCTGGCCGGCGAGGACGTCGACGTCACCGTGAAGGTCAACTCCGTCAAGGAGCAGGAGCTGCCCGCGTTCGACGACGAGTTCGCCCAGACCGCCTCGGAGTTCGACACCGCCGAGGAGCTGCGCGAGGACGTCAAGACCCGCCTGACCCGCGGCAAGCGGCTCGAGCAGGCGGCCGCCGCGCGCGACGCCGTCCTGGAGAAGCTGCTCGACAGCGCCGAGATCCCGCTGCCCGAGGCGGCCCTGTCGGCCGAGCTCGCCGAGCGCAAGGGTGAGATCGAGCAGCAGCTCCTCTACTCCGGCATGACCATGGAGAGCTACCTCGACGACCAGAAGCAGACGGTCGACGAGTTCGAGGCCGAGCTCGAGAAGCGGGTCAGCGACGCGATGGCGGCGCAGTTCCTGCTCGACGAGGTCGCCAAGGCCGAGGAGATCGGCGTCGAGCAGGCCGAGCTCTCCGAGCACCTGTTCCGCCGCGCGCAGCAGTCCGGCCAGAACCCGGACGAGTTCGTCAAGCACATGGTCGAGCACAACCACATCCCCGAGATGGTGGCCGAGGTCGTCCGCGGCAAGGCGCTCGCGCTCATCGTCGAGGGTGCCAAGGTCACCGACTCGAACGGTGCGCACGTCGAGCTGAAGCTGCTCCGCCCCGACGGCACCATCGGTGAGCCCGAGGCCGAGACCGCCGAGGCTCCTGCCGCGGACGCCGCCGCTGAGGAGCCCGCCGAGGCCTGAGCGGCCCCGCCTGCGACACGAGACACAGTCAGTGCACACATGTGCACTGGCTGTGTTTCAATTCAGGCATGACTGATCGCACGTCCTCCGACGCCGGTGTTCTCGAAGCCGCGGCGCTGGCCGCCGAGCACCTCGACCTGCTCGTCCTCGGTGCCGCTCGCGACATCCACGGGTCGGTCTCGGACCGGGTCGGCTTCGTGTTCGAGAAGGTCGCGGGCAACCGGAGCCTCGGGCACCGGGTCCACGACGGCATCGCCACCGGCGTGTACGCCGGACTCGGCGCCGGTCTGCGCGCGTCGGCCAAGGCGCTGCGCGCTGCGGACCGCCTCGGCGTCGGCCCGGCTATCGAGGACTCCCCGAAGGGCCGATTCGTCGTCTCGGCGGTGAACGGCCTGATCGGCGACAAGCTGGTGGCCGACGGTTCGCCGCTGGCGATCGAGATCGGCGTACGGCGCGACGGGCGGGACGTGCCGCTGACGCCCGAGGGTCTCGCCGCGGCGTACCCGGAGGCGAGCGACGCGATCGTGGTCTTCCTGCACGGTCTCTGCGAGACCGAGGACTACTGGGTCCGCAAGAGCCGTCCCCGCCCCGCGGACGGCAGCACCACGGCGTCGTACGGCGCCCGGCTGGAGGCCGACGAGGGCTGGAGCCCGGTGTTCATCCGCAACAACACCGGCAAGACCCTGGCCGAGGCCGGCGTCGACCTCAGCTCGGTGCTCACCCGGCTGGTCGAGGCATGGCCCACTGACGTACGGCGGATCGCGCTGGTCGGGCACTCGATGGGCGGACTGATTGCCCGGGCCGCGTGCGCGGTGTCCCTCGACGTCGAGGAGCCCTGGACCGATCTGGTCACCGACATCGTCACCCTCGGCGCCCCGCACACGGGCTCCCCGGTGGAGCGGTCGATCGCGCGGGGGATCCGGGTGGCCGCCCGGGCGCCCGAGCTGGTGCCGCTCGCCCGGATCTTCGAGCAGCGCTCGGTCGGTGTCCTCGACCTGCACGACGGGATGCCCGAGGACACGGCGGCGGTGCCGAACGCGCGGTACCACCTGGTCGCGGCGACGCTGAGCAGGTCGGCCCGGCACCCGGTCGCGGCCACGGTCGGCGACTACCTGGTCCAGTACCGTTCGGCTGTCGGGCTGCTTCCCGGCGGCGTCGAGATGTTTCCCGGTGCCGACGTGCTGCACGTGCCCGGCGCAGACCACTTCGACCTGCTCAACCACGACGACGTCTACGCCGCCCTGCGCGGCTGGCTCGCGCGAACGCCCCAGAAACCGAACCCGAAACCGACCTAGGAGTCTTGATGACCGCACCTCTGCCCGTGGCCGCCGCCATCGAGATCGACGCCGCGCCGGAGCAGGTGTGGGCAGCGGTCTCCGACCTCGGCCGGATGCCGGAGTTCAGCCCCGAGCTGCGCAAGGCGTACGTCTTCGGCGGTCCGGGACTGGGAGCCACCATCCTCGGCATCAACCGACGCAAGGCGGTCGCGTGGCCGACCACCTCGAAGGTGGTCCGCTGGGAGCCGAACCGGGCGGTCGCCTGGAAGACGCGCGAGAGCGGCGCGACCTGGGTCTACGAGCTCGAGCCGACCGCGACCGGGACGACCTTGACCGGTCGCCGGGTGCTGCCGGCGTACACGATCGGGAGCCGGCTGATTGGCCCGTTCATCGGGGGCGCAGCAGGCCACGACGGCGAGCTCGCGGCGGGCATCGAGGCGACGCTGGTGAAGATCAAGGCCGCTGTCGAGCGCTGAGGCGTGCCCTGCCCCTGAATCTGCCCGTAAATCTGCTCTGGGCGAACAACGGCTGTTTGCCCGTGGTTTTGGCGACGGGCCCGTCTAGTGTCATCGACGTGAACCTGAACTCTGAACCCCAGATGAACGGCGGCGCCGCATCGTACGGGCTTGACGACCACATCTACCAGCGACTGCTCCGCGAGCGGATCGTGTTCCTCGGTTCCGAGGTCCGCGACCAGAACGCGAACGCGCTCTGCGCGCAG
The DNA window shown above is from Marmoricola sp. OAE513 and carries:
- a CDS encoding ribose-5-phosphate isomerase yields the protein MRVHLGSDHAGLELKEHLLGWLRDNGYEPVDHGPFVYDALDDYPVFCIRAAAGVVADPGSLGVVIGGSGNGEQIAANKVAGVRSALVWSEETAVLAREHNNANVVSVGGRMHSLEDMTRFVEVFLTTPFTDEERHVRRIAMMAAYETTGELPALPESAQGLGPDA
- a CDS encoding Fpg/Nei family DNA glycosylase translates to MPEGHTLLKLAQDLDAAFAGGPVRVSSPQGRFAADAALLDGTELVAASSAGKHLFVEFTGERYVHVHLGLIGKFDLYDGVPPEVTTGQVRLRLQNDAGYADLRGATQCDLVGPEKRAAVLAGLGPDPLKPDADPERAWARISRSHRPIGDLLMDQAVLAGVGNVYRAEVLFRHKVHPLRPGKTLRRAQFTAMWDDLVELMAEGVRTGRIDTVRPEHTPEAMGRAPRQDDHGGEVYVYRRTGQECLVCGAKVRTDVLVGRNSFWCPRCQPTFRSRAVG
- a CDS encoding PP2C family protein-serine/threonine phosphatase — translated: MSELRDLLRMRWARLQRQISYSDGPALTFLVALALALIIAGRLAEDVVPQTSVVFAMVLASLWLGPRTLPWFVIFCLVGVVYLAAYTPDISTVTVVRVLITFAIGLLIIVTSFRRMRLGVAGPRGESMFVDLRDRIARQGAIPTLPAEWHVESASRAAGGTSFGGDFIVASRSTDGSTLELIVVDVSGKGIEAGTRSLLLSGAFGGLASAVAADSFLGDANTYLLRQEWTEGFATAIHLHLSLATGDFELRKAGHPPAVWLHAGSGRWSVLDSDGPVLGLIPGATFETVRGTLMPDDALVMFTDGLVETVDRDIASGIDKLAGRAQMLLPSGYERGARRLIDDLSSSNDDGALVLVHRRPPYAAARR
- a CDS encoding LLM class flavin-dependent oxidoreductase, whose amino-acid sequence is MSAFVTRYDFRAPGEALGRQHEMFARCLDQVGYLEEHGQDAIVLSEHHASDDGYLPSPLIAAAAVAARTSTISISVAALLANLSDPLRIAEDIAVLDHLSGSRVTYTIGLGYRREEYAMFGRAWETRGADIEKAIAVLQQAWTGEEFEHEGRTVRVLPTPNQPPVLFYGGGSKAAARRAARLGLHFQPQVADPALKDLYDAECRAAGREPGFVLLPPGGPATVFCSEDPDRFWAENGQYLLAEARGYNAWHNDFTSLVRDSSDSVAEMRAAGVYVVETPEDLVAKCLAREIRVVSSHPLCGGLPEEPSWESLRLVCETVLPAVKEGIAAARAAKAAAAP
- the tig gene encoding trigger factor produces the protein MKSAVETLNPTRAKLTIEVPFEELKPSLDAAYQRIAKQVNIPGFRKGKVPPAVIDRQVGRGAVLDEAINDALPKLYVQALQENDLQPLAQPEIDITKFEDNEALEFTAEVDVRPSIDVPKYDDLAVEVPAVEVTDENIDEQVEHLRERFATLNDVERPAADGDIVSIDLVASKDGETVEGGEVTGYSYKVGAGDMLDGVDDALRGLSAGEEKTFVSQLLGGDLAGEDVDVTVKVNSVKEQELPAFDDEFAQTASEFDTAEELREDVKTRLTRGKRLEQAAAARDAVLEKLLDSAEIPLPEAALSAELAERKGEIEQQLLYSGMTMESYLDDQKQTVDEFEAELEKRVSDAMAAQFLLDEVAKAEEIGVEQAELSEHLFRRAQQSGQNPDEFVKHMVEHNHIPEMVAEVVRGKALALIVEGAKVTDSNGAHVELKLLRPDGTIGEPEAETAEAPAADAAAEEPAEA
- a CDS encoding alpha/beta hydrolase, which produces MTDRTSSDAGVLEAAALAAEHLDLLVLGAARDIHGSVSDRVGFVFEKVAGNRSLGHRVHDGIATGVYAGLGAGLRASAKALRAADRLGVGPAIEDSPKGRFVVSAVNGLIGDKLVADGSPLAIEIGVRRDGRDVPLTPEGLAAAYPEASDAIVVFLHGLCETEDYWVRKSRPRPADGSTTASYGARLEADEGWSPVFIRNNTGKTLAEAGVDLSSVLTRLVEAWPTDVRRIALVGHSMGGLIARAACAVSLDVEEPWTDLVTDIVTLGAPHTGSPVERSIARGIRVAARAPELVPLARIFEQRSVGVLDLHDGMPEDTAAVPNARYHLVAATLSRSARHPVAATVGDYLVQYRSAVGLLPGGVEMFPGADVLHVPGADHFDLLNHDDVYAALRGWLARTPQKPNPKPT
- a CDS encoding SRPBCC family protein, producing MTAPLPVAAAIEIDAAPEQVWAAVSDLGRMPEFSPELRKAYVFGGPGLGATILGINRRKAVAWPTTSKVVRWEPNRAVAWKTRESGATWVYELEPTATGTTLTGRRVLPAYTIGSRLIGPFIGGAAGHDGELAAGIEATLVKIKAAVER